One window of the Psilocybe cubensis strain MGC-MH-2018 chromosome 12, whole genome shotgun sequence genome contains the following:
- a CDS encoding Nucleoporin nup107, translating into MAQALYSSYADVLSVCQTIENDLEAVLDPQTGYAPRMRQICQEYIDQLEDQPNSHQARHQIEVLRLEQNTWGLIQAVLPARITKSATVPTAQELLLDNPYTPPSTLAQAILNNSHTLKELLAVREWLQETAPVPTPPEANTGYWKFTKHTIMQGVRTGHGQREGLVSEMDPDAINRGDGAALAPDDASYEKNLLQALYAYVRAGRLEDAVEACRRAHQPWRASSIRGSLLFQWNALSTSPIDREDEDEEDEESISGNLSRNLWKSTCIRAALNPALSDHERVLFAAIAPSSQTSSILKSACRTWEDHLWAEINILWEEKINQELARLEKGSFWASGADSLDKGFIVLTEAEMVQREEEWEKEVTKTLVNLDSTAVVDGPLAEHAFHFSQLHIILDKTNKLLDTFAEDVRNGKYPRSSFEYDSMCRFFAHFCLFLQMIDIPVPSISTQTILETYLRVLEEAGQRELIALYAGALKTNAVERYADFLVSLMLAADFNERRQALARASEHGLDVVQVARVTAERSLDKAFNMLPQHGRLPIVTDLQPPPNEAETFLLRSIEWTTFREETYIIALEHATEIIRYFLCEGRTHPAQKLLLLLPEELAAIAEPEEMATEYMHYRQFFGIWDVFKQIVECQAMENSITHGRGASREEKARWIAEYRGLVDQAHDQTLKLLTTEWLVTEDDEYDSGTEAKERRHRDLIRIRHIFVPELIIKLHYALFYSRKYIPENLKRALELANVVADSRYNLFEDFVEGGKTIGDYLGAVRQAILAGLEAEKSSDPFAVITHHPNN; encoded by the exons ATGGCTCAGGCTCTATATTCGTCTTATGCAGATGTACTTTCAGTTTGCCAAACAATCGAAAACGATCTGGAAGCTGTACTAGATCCACAGACAGGATATGCACCTCGGATGCGGCAGATATGTCAAGAATA TATTGACCAATTAGAGGACCAGCCCAATAGCCACCAAGCAAGACATCAAATTGAGGTGTTACGCCTGGAGCAAAATACATGGGGGCTAATACAAGCCGTGTTACC AGCGCGGATAACAAAGTCTGCAACTGTTCCGACTGCACAAGAGTTGTTACTTGACAATCCATACACGCCACCGTCCACGCTCGCGCAGGCCATACTCAACAACTCTCATACCCTGAAAGAGCTTCTTGCCGTTCGCGAATGGCTGCAAGAAACTGCCCCCGTACCGACACCTCCCGAAGCGAACACAGGTTACTGGAAATTCACCAAACACACCATTATGCAAGGTGTACGCACAGGGCATGGTCAACGGGAAGGCCTGGTTTCTGAGATGGATCCCGATGCAATCAACAGAGGCGATGGGGCTGCATTGGCACCAGACGACGCA AGCTATGAAAAAAACTTGCTACAAGCACTTTACGCATATGTCCGTGCAGGACGTTTGGAAGATGCCGTAGAAGCCTGTCGACGGGCACATCAACCCTGGCGAGCTTCGAGTATCCGTGGCTCTCTTCTGTTTCAGTGGAACGCTCTTT CAACGTCTCCCATAGAcagagaagacgaagacgaagaggatgaggaaagTATCTCCGGGAACCTCTCCAGGAATCTATGGAAATCAACGTGCATACGGGCAGCTCTAAAC CCAGCGTTGTCAGATCATGAACGAGTCCTGTTCGCCGCTATCGCACCTTCCTCACAAACTAGTTCTATTCTCAAGTCCGCATGCCGAACATGGGAAGACCATCTATGGGCGGAAATCAACATTCTCTGGGAAGAGAAAATCAACCAGGAGCTAGCTCGTCTAGAAAAGGGGAGCTTCTGGGCTTCCGGTGCCGATTCGCTTGACAAAGGGTTCATCGTCCTCACAGAGGCCGAGATGGTGCAGCGTGAAGAAGAGTGGGAGAAGGAAGTCACGAAGACGTTGGTCAATCTGGATAGCACTGCTGTTGTCGATGG CCCTCTCGCAGAGCATGCGTTCCATTTCTCTCAACTTCATATTATCCTGGACAAGACTAACAAACTGCTGGACACATTCGCAGAGGATGTGAGGAATGGCAAATATCCACGGAGCTCATTTGA ATATGACTCTATGTGCCGCTTTTTTGCACATTTTTGCTTATTTTTGCAAATGATTGATATCCCTGTACCATCAATTTCAACACAGACCATTCTGGAAACATATCTTCGAGTCCTTGAG GAAGCTGGGCAAAGAGAACTTATTGCTTTGTACGCTGGAGCGCTCAAAACCAACGCAGTTGAACGTTACGCCGACTTCCTCGTCTCGCTGATGCTGGCCGCCGACTTTAACGAGCGCCGCCAGGCACTTGCAAGAGCGAGCGAACACGGGCTGGACGTCGTGCAAGTGGCAAGAGTCACAGCTGAGAGATCTCTTGACAAAGCTTTCAAT ATGCTACCTCAGCATGGACGACTGCCAATTGTTACCGACCTACAGCCTCCGCCAAACGAGGCTGAGACTTTCCTTCTGCGCTCGATTGAATGGACGACGTTTAGAGAGGAGACCTACATCATTGCTCTCGAGCACGCGACAGAAATCATCCGCTACTTCCTCT GCGAGGGCCGTACGCACCCTGCACAAAAGTTGCTTCTCCTCTTACCTGAAGAGCTCGCTGCTATAGCGGAACCGGAGGAGATGGCTACCGAGTACATGCATTACAGGCAATTCTTCGGGATTTGGGACGTCTTCAAGCAGATTGTAGAGTGTCAAGCAATGGAGAACAGCATTACCCATGGCCGTGGTGCAAGCAGGGAGGAGAAGGCGCGATGGATTGCTGAATATCGA GGCCTTGTTGACCAAGCTCATGATCAAACCCTCAAACTGTTGACCACAGAGTGGCTCGTCACTGAAGACGACGAGTATGATTCAG GAACGGAAGCGAAGGAAAGGCGGCATAGAGATCTAATTAGAATACGACATATATTTGTACCAGAGCTCATTATCAAGTTGCACTATGCGTTATTCTACTCTCGCAAATATATCCCAGA AAACTTGAAGCGTGCACTCGAACTGGCCAATGTAGTTGCAGATTCGCGTTATAACCTCTTCGAAGACTTTGTGGAAGGCGGCAAAACCATCGGTGACTATCTGGGCGCTGTACGCCAGGCAATCCTCGCGGGTTTGGAAGCCGAGAAGTCGTCGGACCCGTTCGCGGTCATCACCCATCATCCTAATAATTAG
- a CDS encoding 3'(2'),5'-bisphosphate nucleotidase: MSLAYTAEEQVAVAAVRRACQLTSSVFNKLVKNETLVKGDKSPVTVGDFAAQAVISSILHHAFPADPIVGEEDASDLRAESGKEMKDRIVALANEAITAELGLGDNANWGIGPGQAKSDTELLDAIDRGNYEGGRIGRMWTIDPIDGTKGFLRGEQYAVCLSLIVDSKVQVGVIGCPNLPVDPANPEKGVGCIFVAVRGQGAQQLTLSGANPTPLTIPASTPETFNFLESVEAAHSSHSFNDRVSSLLNITRPPTRMDSQAKYGCLARGDGGAYLRMPTGVGYREKIWDHAPGQILVEEAGGIVTDSRGEPLDFGLGRTLGENFGVVAAGKADHPRLLAAVQKALGEAKAKA; the protein is encoded by the exons ATGTCACTGGCATATACCGCAGAAGAACAAGTAGCCGTCGCTGCTGTGCGCAGGGCGTGCCAACTCACCTCATCAGTGTTCAACAAGCTCGTCAAGAACGAAACCCTTGTAAAGGGAGATAAATCTCCAGTAACCG TGGGAGATTTCGCTGCTCAGGCTGTCATCAGCTCGATTCTGCACCACGCATTCCCAGCGGATCCCATTGTTGGGGAGGAAGATGCCTCAGATTTACGGGCCGAGTCTGGCAAGGAGATGAAAGACCGCATCGTTGCGCTAGCCAACGAAGCTATCACGGCCGAACTTGGGCTAGGTGACAATGCGAACTGGGGTATTGGCCCAGGTCAGGCCAAGTCGGACACTGAGCTCCTCGATGCTATCGATAGGGGCAACTATGAGGGTGGACGGATAGGAC GAATGTGGACAATTGATCCTATTGACGGGACGAAAGGATTCCTTCGGGGAGAGCAGTACGCCGTATGCTTGTCTCTCATCGTCGATTCAAAGGTGCAAGTTGGAGTCATCGGGTGCCCAAACCTCCCAGTCGACCCCGCAAACCCAGAGAAAGGCGTGGGATGCATTTTTGTTGCAGTTAGAGGCCAAGGTGCCCAACAG TTAACCCTCTCCGGAGCGAACCCCACTCCCCTGACCATCCCAGCGTCTACTCCAGAGACATTCAACTTTCTTGAATCTGTTGAGGCCGCGCACTCCTCTCACTCGTTCAATGACCGCGTCTCCTCACTTTTGAACATTACAAGGCCACCTACGCGGATGGACAGCCAAGCCAAGTATGGCTGCCTCGCCAGGGGCGATGGTGGCGCGTACCTGCGCATGCCTACAGGTGTGGGCTACCGCGAAAAAATTTGGGATCATGCTCCGGGCCAAATTCTTGTTGAGGAGGCCGGCGGCATAGTTACCGATTCGAGGGGAGAGCCATTGGACTTTGGCCTTGGACGTACTCTCGGCGAAAACTTTGGAGTCGTTGCTGCTGGAAAAGCCGACCATCCTCGCCTGCTGGCTGCTGTCCAAAAGGCTTTGGGAGAGGCTAAGGCCAAGGCGTAA